A segment of the uncultured Desulfobulbus sp. genome:
CTGAACGCCTCCTTTTCCAAACGTATTCCCCAGGCTGGACATCTGGCTATCTTTTCCCAGTCCGGTGCCCTATGCACGGCCATGATGGATATCGCCGATGAGCGTGAACTGGGCGTTTCCAAGTCGATCTCCATTGGTAATAAAGCCGATATCACCGAAGTTGATGTGTTGGCAGCGCTTGCCCATGATGACGAAACCAAGGTTATTGTTGGCTATCTTGAGGACATCAGCGACGGTGATCGCTTTGTCAAGGCGGCTGAAGATGCCAGTAGCCAGAAACCAGTTGTCGTGCTCAAAGCGGGGACGACTGAGGCGGGGTCCCGGGCTGCTGCCCACCACACAGGGGTGCTTGTGGGTAAGGATACCGCCTATGGTGCGGCTTTTAAGCGGGCAGGGATCTGCCGGGCCGATTCCTTTGAAGCCCTCTTTGATTATGCCACCGCCTTTGCCCTGCAGCCGACCCCCAAGGGAGATCGAGTACTTATTATTACCAACTCCGGTGGTTCCGGTACCATGGCTGCAGATGCGGTGGAAAAATCCGGGATGTCGGTAGTTGGTCTGAGTCGAGCCTTAAAGGAAAAATTTCAACAGGTCCTACCTGCAAACGCCTTTGTCGCAAATCCCATTGATCTCTCTGCCGATGCTGAGCCCAAGCATTACTCAGCAGCCATCGATATTGCGGTTGAAGACGGATCCTTTGATGCCATTTTGGTGGTCCTTGCTCCCCAGTATATGACCCAACCCGCTCCCACTGTCCGGGCTATCGTTGCCCACATGGATGAATCCATGCCGGTACTGGCCTCCTTTCTTGGTGGCTCGGATATTATGCCTTCTCGGAAAGAACTGGCCGCAGCGGGCCTGCCTTTTTATGACTCCCCGGAACGGGCCGTGGGAGCGCTGAAGGCCATGTACGAGTATGGTGTCTGGCGTCGTCGACCCGCTCGCCAGGTGGTTCGTTTTCCGGTGAATCGGCGCCGGGTTGAGCGGATCATCACCCGTAGACAACGCACCGGTCGATTGCGCCTGGATGAGGTCAAATCCAAAGATATTCTCAAGGCCTACGGATTTCAAATTATGGAAGGCCGACTGACCTCAAGCCCTGAGGAGGCCGTAGAATATGCCCGTTTTATAGGATTTCCTGTGGCGATGAAGGTGGTTTCTCCCCATATCGTGCACAAATCAGACCTTGGCGGGGTTCGACTCAATATCGGATCCAGCCAGGAGGTGGCCGATGCCTATGACCTGATGATGTTGCGTATCAGAAAACACGCACCCATGGCCCGG
Coding sequences within it:
- a CDS encoding acetate--CoA ligase family protein, translating into MLDKLFSPESIAVIGASKTVGKVGYDTMSNLVKSGFAGPIIPVNSAGGELFGLKVYPQIADYPEPVDLVVIAVPADMVPAAAREAVKKKAGAIVVVASGFKETGDVGRALEAELTEICQRGGVRLLGPNCLGIINTAIKLNASFSKRIPQAGHLAIFSQSGALCTAMMDIADERELGVSKSISIGNKADITEVDVLAALAHDDETKVIVGYLEDISDGDRFVKAAEDASSQKPVVVLKAGTTEAGSRAAAHHTGVLVGKDTAYGAAFKRAGICRADSFEALFDYATAFALQPTPKGDRVLIITNSGGSGTMAADAVEKSGMSVVGLSRALKEKFQQVLPANAFVANPIDLSADAEPKHYSAAIDIAVEDGSFDAILVVLAPQYMTQPAPTVRAIVAHMDESMPVLASFLGGSDIMPSRKELAAAGLPFYDSPERAVGALKAMYEYGVWRRRPARQVVRFPVNRRRVERIITRRQRTGRLRLDEVKSKDILKAYGFQIMEGRLTSSPEEAVEYARFIGFPVAMKVVSPHIVHKSDLGGVRLNIGSSQEVADAYDLMMLRIRKHAPMARIEGIYVEKMADKGLEVIIGMTRDPQFGPMLMFGLGGIFVEVMKDVTFHLAPITEEEAVQMLKSTRSYQLLEGKRGLKEVDIKAIAVSLQRISQLTTDFPQIKELDINPLIVGEMGNEPVVADARMTFARPLAQP